Proteins encoded within one genomic window of Brassica rapa cultivar Chiifu-401-42 chromosome A09, CAAS_Brap_v3.01, whole genome shotgun sequence:
- the LOC103841786 gene encoding serine/threonine-protein kinase-like protein ACR4, with protein MRMCERRAREGWNLLAKLVLFTNLWQLVSSLGSMSSIAISYGEGGSVFCGLKSDGSHLVGCYGSNAAILYGTPAHFQFIGLTGGDGFMCGLLMQSHQPYCWGNSGFIQMGVPQPMVKGAEYLELSAGDYHLCGLRKSSNIGSSSSSSSSSLVDCWGYNMTRNFVFDKQIHSLSAGSEFNCGLSSKDKSVFCWGDENSSQVISLIPKETKFQKIAAGGYHVCGILDGLNSRVLCWGKSLEFEEEISGNPTAADKILDLPPKEPLLTVVGGKFYACGIKQYDHSAVCWGFFVNKSTTPPKGMGFYDLAAGNYFTCGVPTGNGMPPVCWGLGFPASIPLAVSPGLCREAPCPPGSHILGGPCKSPGSHVCLPCSSTCPPEMYQKSECTERSDQICAYNCSTCVSSDCSSNCSSSTSLSGDGKPRGKFWSLQLPIATAEIGFALLLTAVVSISAVLYVRYRLRHCRCSESDARSSKDSAFTKDNGRPDLDKLQKRRRARVFTYEELEKAAEGFKEESIVGKGSFSCVYKGVLRDGTTVAVKKAIMSSDKQKNSNEFRTELDLLSRLNHAHLLSLLGYCEEGGERLLVYEFMAHGSLYNHLHGKNKALKEQLDWVKRVTIAVQAARGIEYLHGYACPPVIHRDIKSSNILIDEEHNARVADFGLSLLGPVDSGSPLAELPAGTLGYLDPEYYRLHYLTTKSDVYSFGVLLLEILSGRKAIDMHYEEGNIVEWAVPLIKAGDITSILDPVLKQPTEIEALRRIVSVACKCVRMRGKDRPSMDKVTTSLERALAQLMGNPSSEQPILPTEVVLGSSRMHKKSWRIGSENTEFRGGSWITFPSVTSSQRRKSSASEGDVVEEVEDEGRKQQEALRSLEEEIGPASPGQSLFLHHNF; from the coding sequence ATGAGAATGTGTGAAAGGAGAGCAAGGGAAGGTTGGAACCTCCTTGCAAAGCTAGTGCTTTTCACTAATCTATGGCAGCTTGTTTCATCTCTAGGCTCAATGTCTTCAATAGCAATCTCCTATGGAGAAGGTGGTTCTGTGTTCTGTGGTCTGAAATCTGATGGGTCTCATCTTGTGGGTTGCTATGGATCCAACGCAGCGATCCTCTATGGGACTCCTGCTCATTTCCAGTTCATTGGTTTAACAGGTGGAGATGGGTTCATGTGTGGGCTTTTGATGCAGTCTCATCAGCCTTATTGTTGGGGAAACAGTGGGTTTATTCAAATGGGAGTTCCTCAGCCAATGGTCAAAGGAGCTGAGTACTTAGAACTTAGTGCTGGAGATTATCATCTCTGCGGTTTGAGGAAGAGTAGCAAcattggttcttcttcttcttcttcttcttcgtctcttGTTGATTGTTGGGGGTACAATATGACTAGAAACTTTGTCTTTGACAAGCAGATTCACTCACTCTCTGCTGGCTCTGAGTTCAACTGTGGACTCTCCTCTAAGGATAAGTCTGTTTTCTGTTGGGGAGACGAGAATAGCAGCCAAGTCATCAGTTTAATCCCAAAGGAAACAAAGTTTCAGAAGATTGCAGCTGGTGGATACCATGTCTGTGGCATTCTAGACGGGTTAAACTCCAGAGTTCTTTGTTGGGGAAAGAGCTTAGAGTTTGAAGAAGAGATCTCAGGGAACCCAACCGCAGCAGACAAGATTCTTGACTTACCACCAAAAGAGCCACTCTTAACTGTTGTTGGTGGGAAGTTTTATGCTTGTGGAATCAAACAGTATGATCATAGTGCTGTTTGTTGGGGGTTCTTTGTGAATAAGAGTACAACTCCTCCTAAAGGAATGGGCTTCTATGATCTTGCAGCAGGGAACTACTTCACTTGTGGAGTACCCACAGGGAATGGTATGCCGCCGGTTTGTTGGGGTCTTGGTTTCCCTGCTTCTATCCCTTTAGCTGTCTCGCCAGGACTGTGCAGAGAAGCTCCTTGCCCTCCAGGGAGTCATATACTCGGTGGCCCTTGCAAATCTCCCGGCTCTCACGTTTGCTTGCCGTGTAGTTCCACTTGCCCTCCTGAGATGTATCAGAAGAGTGAATGCACAGAGAGATCTGATCAGATTTGTGCTTACAACTGCTCCACTTGCGTCTCTTCTGACTGTTCCTCAAactgttcttcttctacttcattGAGTGGTGACGGCAAGCCAAGAGGGAAGTTTTGGTCATTGCAGCTACCTATTGCAACTGCAGAGATTGGCTTTGCGTTGCTTCTAACTGCAGTTGTATCAATATCAGCGGTTTTATACGTTCGGTACAGACTAAGGCATTGTAGGTGCTCAGAGAGTGATGCAAGGTCTTCTAAAGATTCAGCGTTTACCAAAGATAACGGCCGTCCGGATCTTGATAAGTTGCAGAAGCGGAGAAGGGCTAGAGTGTTCACCTACGAGGAGCTGGAGAAAGCAGCAGAAGGGTTCAAAGAAGAGTCAATAGTAGGGAAAGGGAGCTTCTCATGTGTCTACAAAGGAGTGCTGAGAGATGGAACCACTGTCGCTGTGAAGAAGGCCATAATGTCATCAGACAAACAGAAGAACTCAAACGAATTCCGCACCGAGCTTGATCTGTTGTCAAGACTCAACCATGCTCATCTCCTTAGCCTTCTTGGCTACTGCGAAGAAGGAGGAGAGAGGCTTCTTGTTTACGAGTTTATGGCGCATGGCTCACTCTACAACCATCTTCACGGTAAGAACAAGGCCTTGAAAGAGCAGCTAGATTGGGTTAAACGAGTCACCATTGCTGTCCAAGCTGCTAGAGGAATCGAGTACTTGCATGGCTACGCTTGTCCTCCTGTCATCCACCGTGATATCAAATCATCAAACATACTTATAGATGAAGAACACAACGCTAGAGTAGCTGACTTTGGTCTCTCCTTGCTTGGTCCTGTTGATAGTGGCTCTCCTTTAGCAGAACTGCCAGCTGGCACTCTCGGTTACCTTGACCCTGAGTATTATAGACTACACTATCTCACAACCAAGTCTGATGTCTACAGCTTCGGAGTCCTGCTTCTCGAGATCCTAAGTGGAAGGAAAGCTATAGACATGCACTATGAAGAAGGGAACATAGTAGAATGGGCGGTTCCTTTGATCAAAGCTGGAGATATTACATCAATCTTGGACCCGGTCCTGAAACAACCAACTGAGATCGAAGCTCTTAGGAGAATAGTGAGCGTGGCTTGCAAATGCGTGAGGATGAGAGGCAAAGACAGACCGTCGATGGATAAAGTGACAACATCACTGGAGAGAGCTCTCGCGCAGCTGATGGGGAACCCGAGCAGCGAGCAGCCGATATTACCGACAGAAGTGGTTCTTGGGAGCAGCAGGATGCACAAGAAGTCGTGGAGGATCGGTTCGGAGAACACTGAGTTTAGAGGCGGGTCGTGGATAACTTTCCCTAGCGTGACATCGTCTCAGAGGAGGAAGTCTTCAGCGTCTGAAGGTGATGTggtggaggaggtggaggaTGAAGGAAGGAAACAACAAGAGGCGTTGAGGAGTCTTGAAGAGGAGATAGGACCAGCTTCTCCTGGACAGAGCTTGTTCTTGCATCATAATTTCTAA
- the LOC103841787 gene encoding uncharacterized protein LOC103841787 isoform X2 → MVRKKDVDFYCGFSRKELQSLCKKYNLPANRSSSDMAESLASFFERNSLNSVGFGVAGIQGSSATTSRGPVSRTWDVKRDSYGNELNITREGCFQSTVARGPGFILGDSTQSQERNGGLKLNEKGPMDPQLENRMKEVDSDDSPSSSSFEFHVSMEEGISLSVDLNFNPSDWVSSMTSEVNVYDSIRRRKSPDSDLGTDNATKCKKHKSLEEDEDGDVRRESSSSPEKKDSTQVASDHHSNGPGQIVSSCTESCSKSCCVNPVDLECVDPPGKKLSSDAVMVAAEQNHPAGDDLLVETPQNPSMESFQKVGAGSELSSSEAVEAYPSNALCSELIIDREATSYSESFKFRYNGVKNCLPPDGEEQEKSEVFSEQVRLE, encoded by the exons ATGGTCAGGAAAAAAGATGTGGATTTCTATTGCGGATTCTCAAGGAAAGAGCTTCAGAGTTTGTGCAAGAAGTATAATTTGCCAGCCAATAGATCAAGTTCAGATATGGCTGAATCATTAGCTTCTTTTTTCGAG AGAAATAGTTTGAACTCGGTAGGCTTTGGGGTCGCTGGGATTCAAGGTAGCTCGGCTACAACTTCGAGAGGACCAGTGAGTAGAACATGGGATGTGAAAAGAG ATTCATATGGTAACGAATTGAACATAACCAGAGAGGGTTGTTTTCAAAGTACAGTGGCTAGAGGACCAGGCTTTATCCTTGGGGATAGTACACAGTCTCAG GAGCGAAATGgtggtttgaaattgaatgAAAAGGGTCCAATGGATCCTCAGCTAGAGAATAGAATGAAAGAGGTAGACAGTGATGATAGTCCTAGTTCGTCTTCGTTTGAGTTTCATGTCAGTATGGAAGAGGGTATTAGCCTTTCAGTTGATCTTAATTTCAATCCATCAGACTGGGTTAGTAGCATGACAAGTGAGGTCAATGTATATGATAGTATTCGTCGAAGGAAATCCCCAGATTCTGATCTTGGTACTGATAATGCTACAAAGTGTAAGAAACATAAGAGTTTAGAGGAAGACGAGGATGGGGATGTAAGGAGAGAATCATCTTCAAGTCCGGAAAAGAAAGACAGTACTCAAGTAGCTTCTGATCATCATTCCAATG GACCTGGCCAGATTGTATCATCTTGTACCGAATCGTGTAGCAAAAGCTGCTGTGTAAATCCAGTTGACTTGGAATGTGTTGATCCACCAGGGAAGAAGTTGTCAAGTGACGCTGTCATGGTTGCTGCAGAACAGAATCATCCAGCTGGTGATGATCTCCTTGTTGAAACTCCCCAGAATCCATCCATGGAGAGTTTTCAAAAGGTGGGAGCTGGTTCTGAGTTATCATCATCAGAAGCAGTAGAGGCTTATCCCTCAAACGCATTGTGTTCAGAGCTCATCATCGATAGAGAGGCCACTAGCTATTCTGAATCATTCAAGTTCCGGTACAATGGAGTCAAGAATTGTCTGCCACCAGATGGTGAAGAGCAG GAAAAGAGCGAAGTTTTCAGTGAGCAGGTAAGGTTAGAGTGA
- the LOC103841787 gene encoding uncharacterized protein LOC103841787 isoform X1, with product MVRKKDVDFYCGFSRKELQSLCKKYNLPANRSSSDMAESLASFFERNSLNSVGFGVAGIQGSSATTSRGPVSRTWDVKRDSYGNELNITREGCFQSTVARGPGFILGDSTQSQERNGGLKLNEKGPMDPQLENRMKEVDSDDSPSSSSFEFHVSMEEGISLSVDLNFNPSDWVSSMTSEVNVYDSIRRRKSPDSDLGTDNATKCKKHKSLEEDEDGDVRRESSSSPEKKDSTQVASDHHSNGELSLAPSAIEPCKDQNGVDLSIPESSGPGQIVSSCTESCSKSCCVNPVDLECVDPPGKKLSSDAVMVAAEQNHPAGDDLLVETPQNPSMESFQKVGAGSELSSSEAVEAYPSNALCSELIIDREATSYSESFKFRYNGVKNCLPPDGEEQEKSEVFSEQVRLE from the exons ATGGTCAGGAAAAAAGATGTGGATTTCTATTGCGGATTCTCAAGGAAAGAGCTTCAGAGTTTGTGCAAGAAGTATAATTTGCCAGCCAATAGATCAAGTTCAGATATGGCTGAATCATTAGCTTCTTTTTTCGAG AGAAATAGTTTGAACTCGGTAGGCTTTGGGGTCGCTGGGATTCAAGGTAGCTCGGCTACAACTTCGAGAGGACCAGTGAGTAGAACATGGGATGTGAAAAGAG ATTCATATGGTAACGAATTGAACATAACCAGAGAGGGTTGTTTTCAAAGTACAGTGGCTAGAGGACCAGGCTTTATCCTTGGGGATAGTACACAGTCTCAG GAGCGAAATGgtggtttgaaattgaatgAAAAGGGTCCAATGGATCCTCAGCTAGAGAATAGAATGAAAGAGGTAGACAGTGATGATAGTCCTAGTTCGTCTTCGTTTGAGTTTCATGTCAGTATGGAAGAGGGTATTAGCCTTTCAGTTGATCTTAATTTCAATCCATCAGACTGGGTTAGTAGCATGACAAGTGAGGTCAATGTATATGATAGTATTCGTCGAAGGAAATCCCCAGATTCTGATCTTGGTACTGATAATGCTACAAAGTGTAAGAAACATAAGAGTTTAGAGGAAGACGAGGATGGGGATGTAAGGAGAGAATCATCTTCAAGTCCGGAAAAGAAAGACAGTACTCAAGTAGCTTCTGATCATCATTCCAATGGTGAGCTGTCTCTAGCACCGTCTGCTATAGAACCGTGCAAGGATCAAAATGGGGTTGACTTGTCCATACCTGAATCTTCAGGACCTGGCCAGATTGTATCATCTTGTACCGAATCGTGTAGCAAAAGCTGCTGTGTAAATCCAGTTGACTTGGAATGTGTTGATCCACCAGGGAAGAAGTTGTCAAGTGACGCTGTCATGGTTGCTGCAGAACAGAATCATCCAGCTGGTGATGATCTCCTTGTTGAAACTCCCCAGAATCCATCCATGGAGAGTTTTCAAAAGGTGGGAGCTGGTTCTGAGTTATCATCATCAGAAGCAGTAGAGGCTTATCCCTCAAACGCATTGTGTTCAGAGCTCATCATCGATAGAGAGGCCACTAGCTATTCTGAATCATTCAAGTTCCGGTACAATGGAGTCAAGAATTGTCTGCCACCAGATGGTGAAGAGCAG GAAAAGAGCGAAGTTTTCAGTGAGCAGGTAAGGTTAGAGTGA
- the LOC103841789 gene encoding calmodulin-like protein 4, producing MVRVFLLYNLLNSFLLCLVPKKLRVLFPPSWYTDDKITPPSESECSLRTDPVDLKRVFQMFDKNGDGRITKEELNDSLENLGIFMPDKDLIQMIRKMDANGDGCVDINEFESLYGSIVEEKEEEDMRDAFNVFDQDGDGFISVEELKSVMASLGLKQGKTLKCCKAMITQVDEDGDGRVNYKEFLQMMKSGGFSNRSS from the coding sequence ATGGTGAGAGTCTTTCTTCTCTACAATCTTTTAAACTCATTTCTTCTTTGTCTGGTTCCCAAGAAGCTTAGAGTTCTCTTCCCTCCTTCGTGGTACACCGACGACAAGATCACACCACCGTCTGAATCGGAATGTTCTTTGAGAACAGACCCGGTGGATCTAAAAAGAGTGTTTCAGATGTTTGACAAGAACGGAGACGGCCGCATCACAAAGGAAGAGCTAAATGATTCTTTAGAGAATCTAGGAATATTCATGCCAGACAAAGATCTGATCCAGATGATCCGAAAGATGGATGCAAATGGAGATGGCTGTGTAGACATAAACGAGTTTGAGTCTCTTTACGGTTCGATAGTtgaagagaaagaggaagagGATATGAGAGATGCGTTCAATGTGTTTGATCAAGACGGTGACGGGTTTATTAGTGTTGAAGAATTAAAGTCTGTGATGGCTTCCTTGGGACTCAAGCAAGGTAAAACTCTAAAGTGTTGTAAAGCGATGATTACTCAAGTTGATGAAGATGGTGATGGTAGAGTCAATTACAAGGAGTTTCTTCAGATGATGAAATCTGGTGGATTTAGCAATAGATCATCATAA
- the LOC103841790 gene encoding protein FAR1-RELATED SEQUENCE 6 isoform X2 — protein MDFRIDNGDADGMMMTISVENHNEMGETSGQAMIEQDDENHNEIGESSNQEMPLEQDEKVDPDSIPLAVSDMAEEEVQGGDEPYVGQEFESEAAAHGFYNAYATKVGFVIRVSKLSRSRHDGSPIGRQLVCNKEGYRLPSKRDKVIRQRAETRVGCRAMILIRKENSGKWVITKFAKEHNHPLMPGRVRRGCIYDQYPNEHDKIQELMQQLAAEKKRAATYKRHLEMLFEQIEQHNESLTKRIQHIVDNVRDLEQRDHQQNQV, from the exons A TGGATTTCAGGATTGATAACGGTGATGCTGATGGGATGATGATGACGATTTCAGTCGAGAACCATAATGAAATGGGTGAAACCTCTGGTCAAGCAATGATTGAGCAAGACGATGAAAACCATAACGAGATAGGTGAAAGTTCTAATCAAGAAATGCCTCTTGAGCAAGACGAGAAGGTTGATCCGGACTCTATCCCTCTGGCAGTTTCTGATATGGCCGAGGAGGAGGTTCAAGGTGGTGATGAGCCTTATGTTGGGCAGGAGTTCGAGTCTGAAGCAGCAGCACATGGGTTTTATAACGCTTACGCTACAAAAGTAGGGTTCGTCATCCGTGTTAGCAAACTCTCACGGTCGAGACATGATGGATCTCCCATAGGAAGGCAGCTTGTTTGCAACAAGGAAGGGTACAGGTTGCCTAGCAAGCGTGACAAGGTTATTAGACAAAGAGCGGAGACAAGGGTTGGGTGTAGAGCAATGATCTtgattagaaaagaaaattctGGTAAATGGGTTATCACAAAGTTTGCCAAGGAGCATAACCATCCTTTGATGCCTGGAAGAGTTCGAAGGGGTTGCATCTATGATCAGTATCCG AATGAGCATGATAAAATTCAGGAGCTGATGCAGCAGCTAGCTGCAGAGAAAAAGAGAGCTGCGACTTACAAGAGGCATCTGGAGATGCTCTTTGAACAGATTGAGCAGCACAATGAAAGTCTTACTAAGAGAATCCAGCACATAGTAGACAATGTGAGGGATCTGGAACAGAGAGATCATCAACAGAACCAAGTatag
- the LOC103841790 gene encoding protein FAR1-RELATED SEQUENCE 6 isoform X1 — MNVDFRIDNGDADGMMMTISVENHNEMGETSGQAMIEQDDENHNEIGESSNQEMPLEQDEKVDPDSIPLAVSDMAEEEVQGGDEPYVGQEFESEAAAHGFYNAYATKVGFVIRVSKLSRSRHDGSPIGRQLVCNKEGYRLPSKRDKVIRQRAETRVGCRAMILIRKENSGKWVITKFAKEHNHPLMPGRVRRGCIYDQYPNEHDKIQELMQQLAAEKKRAATYKRHLEMLFEQIEQHNESLTKRIQHIVDNVRDLEQRDHQQNQV; from the exons ATGAACG TGGATTTCAGGATTGATAACGGTGATGCTGATGGGATGATGATGACGATTTCAGTCGAGAACCATAATGAAATGGGTGAAACCTCTGGTCAAGCAATGATTGAGCAAGACGATGAAAACCATAACGAGATAGGTGAAAGTTCTAATCAAGAAATGCCTCTTGAGCAAGACGAGAAGGTTGATCCGGACTCTATCCCTCTGGCAGTTTCTGATATGGCCGAGGAGGAGGTTCAAGGTGGTGATGAGCCTTATGTTGGGCAGGAGTTCGAGTCTGAAGCAGCAGCACATGGGTTTTATAACGCTTACGCTACAAAAGTAGGGTTCGTCATCCGTGTTAGCAAACTCTCACGGTCGAGACATGATGGATCTCCCATAGGAAGGCAGCTTGTTTGCAACAAGGAAGGGTACAGGTTGCCTAGCAAGCGTGACAAGGTTATTAGACAAAGAGCGGAGACAAGGGTTGGGTGTAGAGCAATGATCTtgattagaaaagaaaattctGGTAAATGGGTTATCACAAAGTTTGCCAAGGAGCATAACCATCCTTTGATGCCTGGAAGAGTTCGAAGGGGTTGCATCTATGATCAGTATCCG AATGAGCATGATAAAATTCAGGAGCTGATGCAGCAGCTAGCTGCAGAGAAAAAGAGAGCTGCGACTTACAAGAGGCATCTGGAGATGCTCTTTGAACAGATTGAGCAGCACAATGAAAGTCTTACTAAGAGAATCCAGCACATAGTAGACAATGTGAGGGATCTGGAACAGAGAGATCATCAACAGAACCAAGTatag
- the LOC103841790 gene encoding protein FAR1-RELATED SEQUENCE 6 isoform X3, whose amino-acid sequence MMMTISVENHNEMGETSGQAMIEQDDENHNEIGESSNQEMPLEQDEKVDPDSIPLAVSDMAEEEVQGGDEPYVGQEFESEAAAHGFYNAYATKVGFVIRVSKLSRSRHDGSPIGRQLVCNKEGYRLPSKRDKVIRQRAETRVGCRAMILIRKENSGKWVITKFAKEHNHPLMPGRVRRGCIYDQYPNEHDKIQELMQQLAAEKKRAATYKRHLEMLFEQIEQHNESLTKRIQHIVDNVRDLEQRDHQQNQV is encoded by the exons ATGATGATGACGATTTCAGTCGAGAACCATAATGAAATGGGTGAAACCTCTGGTCAAGCAATGATTGAGCAAGACGATGAAAACCATAACGAGATAGGTGAAAGTTCTAATCAAGAAATGCCTCTTGAGCAAGACGAGAAGGTTGATCCGGACTCTATCCCTCTGGCAGTTTCTGATATGGCCGAGGAGGAGGTTCAAGGTGGTGATGAGCCTTATGTTGGGCAGGAGTTCGAGTCTGAAGCAGCAGCACATGGGTTTTATAACGCTTACGCTACAAAAGTAGGGTTCGTCATCCGTGTTAGCAAACTCTCACGGTCGAGACATGATGGATCTCCCATAGGAAGGCAGCTTGTTTGCAACAAGGAAGGGTACAGGTTGCCTAGCAAGCGTGACAAGGTTATTAGACAAAGAGCGGAGACAAGGGTTGGGTGTAGAGCAATGATCTtgattagaaaagaaaattctGGTAAATGGGTTATCACAAAGTTTGCCAAGGAGCATAACCATCCTTTGATGCCTGGAAGAGTTCGAAGGGGTTGCATCTATGATCAGTATCCG AATGAGCATGATAAAATTCAGGAGCTGATGCAGCAGCTAGCTGCAGAGAAAAAGAGAGCTGCGACTTACAAGAGGCATCTGGAGATGCTCTTTGAACAGATTGAGCAGCACAATGAAAGTCTTACTAAGAGAATCCAGCACATAGTAGACAATGTGAGGGATCTGGAACAGAGAGATCATCAACAGAACCAAGTatag
- the LOC103841792 gene encoding probable fructokinase-4, giving the protein MATSTGEKSLIVSFGEMLIDFVPTVSGVSLAEAPGFIKAPGGAPANVAIAVSRLGGRAAFVGKLGDDEFGHMLAGILKQNGVSAEGINFDTGARTALAFVTLRSDGEREFMFYRNPSADMLLRPDELNLDLIKSAKVFHYGSISLIVEPCRSAHLKAMEVAKEAGALLSYDPNLRLPLWPSEEEAKKQILSIWDKAEVIKVSDEELMFLTGSDNVDDETALSLWHDNLKLLLVTLGEKGCNYYTKSFRGSVDPFHVNAVDTTGAGDSYVGALLCNIVDDRAVLEDEARLREVLRFANACGAITTTKKGAIPALPTESEVQSLLNGN; this is encoded by the exons ATGGCTACATCCACCGGCGAGAAAAGCTTGATCGTTTCATTCGGCGAGATGCTCATCGACTTCGTTCCCACCGTCTCCGGCGTATCCCTCGCTGAAGCTCCTGGCTTCATCAAGGCCCCCGGTGGCGCACCTGCCAACGTCGCCATCGCCGTTTCCCGTCTCGGTGGCCGAGCTGCTTTTGTCGGAAAGCTAGGTGACGACGAGTTTGGCCACATGCTCGCCGGAATCTTGAAACAAAACGGCGTATCTGCCGAAGGTATCAACTTCGATACTGGAGCTAGGACGGCGCTTGCGTTCGTGACGTTAAGATCCGATGGTGAACGTGAGTTCATGTTCTACCGGAACCCTAGCGCCGACATGCTCCTCCGTCCTGATGAACTCAATCTCGATCTCATCAAATCT gcTAAGGTGTTCCACTATGGATCGATAAGCCTCATTGTTGAGCCATGTAGATCTGCTCACCTGAAAGCCATGGAGGTGGCTAAAGAAGCAGGTGCGTTGCTCTCGTACGACCCAAACCTGAGGCTGCCATTGTGGCCCTCGGAGGAGGAGGCTAAGAAACAGATCCTTAGCATCTGGGACAAAGCTGAAGTGATCAAAGTCAGCGACGAAGAGCTTATGTTCTTGACTGGGTCTGATAATGTTGATGATGAGACTGCTTTGTCTCTGTGGCATGATAACTTGAAACTTCTCTTGGTCACTTTGGGTGAAAAGGGTTGTAACTATTACACCAAg AGCTTCCGTGGATCTGTTGATCCTTTCCATGTGAACGCAGTTGATACAACTGGTGCTGGTGATTCATATGTTGGTGCCTTGCTTTGCAACATTGTTGATGACCGTGCTGTTCTAGAG GACGAAGCTCGTCTCAGAGAAGTGCTTAGGTTTGCGAATGCATGTGGAGCCATTACGACTACGAAGAAAGGAGCAATTCCAGCTCTTCCTACAGAATCTGAGGTTCAGAGTCTCCTCAATGGAAACTGA